The following are encoded together in the Nisaea sediminum genome:
- a CDS encoding HAD-IA family hydrolase, with the protein MTAGDPLRLVVFDMDGTLIDSQHHIIASMTRAFLENGFAAPDPASVRAGVGLPLETIFRSLLPGQEPAVYGRLVEAYRVDHHDKLDRGERHEPLMPGAREVIERLDAVGYLIALATGKGTRGARHALEVHGLIDYFVSIQTANTAPGKPHPGMLLQAMDEAGVEARDTVMVGDTVYDLETARNASVASVGVTWGYHERDALQSYGAGALIDHFDDLDAAVERLLANR; encoded by the coding sequence ATGACGGCGGGCGACCCTCTGCGGCTCGTGGTCTTCGACATGGACGGCACGCTGATCGACAGTCAGCACCATATTATCGCCTCAATGACCCGCGCATTCTTGGAGAACGGGTTCGCCGCCCCGGACCCGGCATCGGTTAGAGCCGGGGTCGGTTTACCGCTCGAGACCATTTTCCGGTCGCTGCTGCCGGGGCAGGAGCCGGCCGTTTACGGACGGCTGGTGGAAGCTTACCGGGTCGATCATCACGACAAGCTTGATCGGGGCGAGAGGCACGAACCGCTGATGCCCGGGGCCCGCGAAGTGATCGAGCGACTGGATGCGGTCGGATATCTCATAGCCCTGGCGACAGGGAAGGGAACCAGAGGCGCCCGTCATGCGTTGGAGGTGCATGGCTTGATCGACTATTTCGTCAGTATCCAGACAGCGAACACGGCGCCCGGAAAACCGCATCCGGGTATGCTTCTCCAGGCCATGGACGAGGCCGGAGTCGAAGCGCGCGACACGGTCATGGTCGGAGACACGGTCTACGACCTCGAGACGGCGCGGAACGCGTCGGTGGCATCTGTCGGTGTGACCTGGGGTTATCACGAGCGGGACGCGCTCCAATCTTACGGGGCGGGCGCGCTCATCGACCATTTCGACGATCTGGATGCGGCAGTCGAGCGGCTCTTGGCAAACAGATAG